The Mytilus galloprovincialis chromosome 3, xbMytGall1.hap1.1, whole genome shotgun sequence genomic interval AAATTACTGAACAATTCTGCATTATATACACCCATCTGTAATAATCGTCTGAAAAATAcaagataaaataataaaaaatacttaaTACATCTATGTTGATGACATTACAGCAGACAAAATGTATTTGAAACATATTATTAACCTAAACCTTCATTCACTTGAAACTATTATGAGTGAGTAGCATCCTGTTTAAatcaggccttgaaggcataaaactttgttcagtgctcggagcacaaaaatcatgctcgaaacctgaaatccagcaatttgattggttgatttttgagtctaagtacaaaaatcatgctcgaaagttttatatAGAcccaatttgttttgttttggagAAAGTCATTCTTTATGTACATCATAGATTGATAGATTTATTGAATGTTGTGTTAAGCACCACTTCAGGACTCTTTGCCAAATCATTCAAACTTTTGGTGGTGAAGGACGCTGCAGTTCACAGAGAGAGCCACCTACTTTTTGCCAGAAAACTAGTAGtactagtcaattaagattggagtcaaacACACCTTGCAACAGAAGGTGTTCAAAATCACAACCTCATTGTGACACACTAGTCATCACTGTAAGTGAACTACTTTAAACAAATGCTCACCTAGAGTCTGTTAcattttggaattatttttatagtgatattttatatcttatttgaGCTTTCAGAAatgcaataaattttaaaattctgGAACGCAATCcataatttgaaaacaagtcaACATAAACAagtttatttgaagaaaaaaatgatactACCTAAATTGTGATTGGACAGAAGAAcatatcaggttttttttttaatacaaagagGTCAACCAATGtgaaaaacaagttgctttctttaaaaaaagaaaagcaatacatgaacctaagactgCTGACTGGTGGGTCACCAAAAGATttttgctgaatttgtgtttgttttttaattgaaataattgactgtgaatagaagaagccagttgaaagtatatatttacagcttctatttgaaaaGTTATTTTAGAGCTCGACTATCttatttattacttgggaatgtacataatgTTTCCGATTATAAACCTTTGACAAATCATAATTTCTACTAACctgatgacttatgcaaattgcacaattTAACCAATCGCAATTTAAATTTATGCattcagtttgctttataatctggaatgtttgatgcatttattttatctatcatatctttatactTTATAGtttgtttcctacatgaatgcctttatattctcaactcgtatttgaagctgtctttactcatgttagatgttgtatgcggtgaaacctgtggcatgcaattgattgggaactcttatgaagagacttattttggtctcataaaacatctcaaattttaaggttTCCTTATTTTACTTAAATTGATTCAAACATTCTtcagggaaacttagttttgccgaagaatttcttaattcagaagtttatgaatacctgtacacacttttaaaataaccaatttatataaaaagggtatgtagatataaaaagataccagaattaaaatgatgtacgccaGTTAcaagttaagtctacaaaaaagcatcagtgacgctcgaatgaaaaaaaagttaaaaggctaaataaattacaaagttaaggaatctgttccttgggtagacaatccttagcttttcgaaaaggtcaaagtttataataggacagtgactcaaaaaagaaacaaaagagaaacaactcgaggtcagaataccgttagtaatgatgaccgtgcttgaaagtcacatgaTTGTAAAGCTCTTTCCGgcgtgtcctgaatttagaaaacaaaaacgaaaataagctttcacgagtgaatttaatagtattgcatgcaagtagtattttagcgcacgaaataataaatagaaaacatctcactgatactcaggaaaagaatacgcatttgcgtcatcacatatcgTAATCTAttagttgaattcgaatgtcaaacggcctacattaaatgttttgactcctgattcattgacattttatccggaatttttgagaacttaaactgaTAGtgtgtttttgaaatgtaatctataatgtgaatgaatcaagacgtgcAGGATAGTGGGTCAatacaatgaatacaattttcaaaactgtACCAcagtacaaatatgtagatgctataaggttaaactattaaaacaaacaaacaaaaaattaattaaaattttataataaactaatgttcctgttagtattttttcaaattcttttgaatatacaTAATATTAATACACatgaacgtcaagtatttacggatggatATTTTATTTATggaatgaatctatttttaaattctaacatttcactatgtgaatatattacaatacaaaatataagcaaagacttctaaatccatactaaaacagtataaaataatcaacattattgttgtaattaaattttgtttttgattattgtaaattatttttacggttgttgtgagctgcaaggattgaaaatcatgctttatgaattgaaaacacacaagtatttttattcacgactgtttaaaatttaaatatttattacatttattttactttccgttttatggatatattacaatacaaaaaaagaaaaaataattattactCATTAAACttaaatactaaaatggtataAAATAACTGATGTAGAAATATGatgattattgtttatacacattttttttgtaggatgcaagaatttatatagatttaatttttatgtttcctttacaaatgaatatttaaaaattccaaagcaGAGAATCTTGTcatacttatttcttaattgaaactctgaaaatattctgatttcagtCATTATTAGTTTCTGCctaaacataaatacagtatatattttgtatatttttctttgattccgattgaattaaatacttttgataagaatattatctttctgttttccgatctaatatataatattttaaccagaatgttctctCCTGTAAGTCTATGATGGAATacacagtatcccgtggttaaatcttcaaacataattagtttacatgttatcgagacaacagacaataacacgttataattgacccagatacacacagtgtacagtggtcgttttaaaacaaatataattgcgtcgtcaagggccatcaaggggccatatcaaagacgtagataacaacctgtaaagacctgtataaatgactgaaaactttcgagacgttccgagaattttattctgacttccggccgagagatatcgagtggcccatagacacatccaaaactcgccaatatataagcatacACCCATCAGGGGGTTCATGCAATTACCCAAATTGGCTtgtgctttatttcacagataaatGGAAAACCAGACTGCTCCAGAAATTGTTGCTGAATAAAGTCAGACACATTACTTAGACTATGCAATTCAACACAGGCTACATGACAACATCCCTTACTTTTGTTATCACAGAGGAATACTAATATGTATCAATTTATCTTTCTCAATCAATTTTTCAAACAATACATAATACGTAATTCTgtttctgtttttaaaaataatagtaaaaaatcATATCCAATTTCATTTCGCAGTTTGAAATGATTAATGATTGTGTTTTGAGTGACAACAATGACTATAAGAGTACAGTCTGATATAATTACATCAGTATGTGGGAATCAAAAGTACAATTTGTACAGAGAGTATTACCAAACATAACAGCAagtgattttgttttgttattaaacaAAACCTGCATCATTTAATTGcatatgtaatttttttaattttgtctggTAAATATTAATACTGCTTCCTGGAAAAATAAATACACTTTCTGATGAGGTTTTGAATTTGACTACAATCAGAATTCATTTTAGTAATGGATTGGTAATATATCATCCATTTCAGTCATGTATTTACACCTGCAATAGGTGGCAAAAACCTTAATTAAAGTTAaacatcatttaaatttaaagcggtaatttattcattaacaaatataacagatttgattaatataatactccaaattgacaacaacacttcaaatggtctgcaattttatttgctatggtctacatgtttTGCCTGAaaggcaggcttcatcaggacaatttttatacagaaattcatgcctgaagtactcaaagtggtgcATAAAGATTtgattaatatttaaatttttcagaCATTATTCAATGTTAATTGATATTTGTGCACCCCAGTCTTGTTCATTGTATGGCTTTAATTTGTCTGTCAGGAGACACCAATGCAATAGTCATCTTTTACATAATAGTAATAAGCTATAAGCTTTTAGAATAGACAATCTTGCATGGTCTATTCTCCTTATTTTGAAAATGGCAATGAACCATTTCCAACCTAAAGTTGCAATAAAACAATGTTCCTATCTTATAGCATGTGGAAGCCTAATAGTTACAAGAGTGGTAATGCAACAACCCAACATTTCTAAACTACCTTGATCATTTTTCATAACCAAAGGGTCAATATCATTATAGCATAAGATTGAAgcaaaaatcattttgaaacttCAATTTAGCATTTTTTTGTATAACCACAGGCCATAGCTTTTAAACACCTATTAAAGTTAACATGTAAATTGTTTAGATGTCTACAATTCCTATATAATTCAGGCTTTATTGTTCATAAAGACAGTTATTGGAACAGACAAAATATACAAACTGAAGATGGAGAAtcttattggttttttttctaacaaGATTGATATCATCAGGATTTGCTTCCTTAATGTTTTTGCAAATTGGAATAAGTTAGCTTGCATCCTTTTTGAATGGTTAATTTGTTCTTCATCATTATGGTTCTtatttcttatatataaaaaagaagatgtggtatgattgaaaaCAATCGGAATTCATTTCTAGTAATGGATTGTCTATATCATCCATTTCAGTTATGCGTTAACACCTGCAATAGGTGGCAAGAACCTTAATTAAAGTTAAACATCATTTAAATTTTAAGCGGTATATAGAATGGATATAATTCCATCCCTGTCAAAtctaatgaaaaaaattgaaatatttaaaaagttttctTTCTAGGTGAGATGGATGGCCAAATTACATACAAAATCACCATTTAAGGTATTAGGACCAAATCAGTTTAATTGGTTCCACCCTGATGACCTTTAATAACTTTATTGTTATAATATCACCAGTACTTAATATAATGTTAGAGATAAGGTCAGTAATCATTCCTCAATTTACATGTATAGTGACATTTAACGACCTGTTATCTATGTCAATATGGGGACAACCCCCGTATAGATTCACTTATCTATCCAACACTCTCACCTTAATACCCTTAAGATATAGTCCGATAGcatcaaatatttcattattaagCTGTAAATTAAAGTTTGTAAACAGTTATGGTTTAGTTATATAGTATAGAAatctatagattttttttttttggggaggggggggggtatttgagTTTTAAATTTTATCCAAATTATGGAGTATTTAACCTGAAAATTGTGTTTATGATgtatttcttaaaaatatttgatgatccacaattttgaaaattgcaaaatgGAGGAAACTTTATTTCaaccaacaaaaaaataatggtaAATATGAGGGAGACGAAAAGACCGATCCCTGATCAACCCATTGCAATTGTCAGAAAAGTAGGTACCAAAGGGAGAAAACTCATGCCAATGACAAAAAGAGAGAAACAACAGTCTACTTCATCATAAATCACTTCATAAAAAATTGACATACTGAGCAGCATAAATGGTACCCTTGTAAATTATCTACCAATAGTTTGTGTTTGCAGCAAAATTAGGGGATAACATCAAGGATACAGAAACCAACAACACAGATAACCAAAAGACATCATACtcgtagccaggggggttcggacgaatcccccccttgaaaacaaataagcattgttcaagtcaatgttctgttcgaattgtgactgttaaagtcgagtttgtgagtccaactaacccccccttggaaattcctggctacatGCCTGGACATCTAGAGTTACATACagtctgtataaaaaaaaataggtgtctCAAACAATAGGTGGTGTTCTAAAATGTCCAAAGCCTAAATTACTAGTAGTGTTTTACCTgaatcaaacaaattgaaaaaaaatcacgaaaTGTCTTTTCTTTCCTGTGTTTGAATCATTGTTTGTTAAATGCTGTATTCATGTAATATTGATAGATGATAATAGCAGGATTCTACATGGTAGCTATATAAAATAgagagaatggaaacagggaatgagTCTAAGggacaacaaccggaccaaaaggtcttcaacacagtaaGATAATCCTACACTAGGAGTACTCATATGAATGGATGAGCTAAAAACAAATACCATACTTCCACTAAGGGGATTTCAAAATCTTGAAAAAAGACACAGTACAGTTATTTCTGGTCCACTGGAAAATAAGAATCTTAAACACAGCATTTACCATTTGACCCCTGCATGACCTCTCCATAGACAAAAGTCTATAACAAAAGTACTCCTCACCTTTGCTAagaaaaaataacactttttttaaTTACACAATAAAGCCAATCTCATTGGTAGGTATTTAAATTGAGGAAGACTTTTAACATCATTTTTGTACTAAAATGTAGTATGAACAACAAGTGTTACATGTAAATACTTGGGTGTTTGTGCAATTGACAGGCTATCAACTTCCGCTCACTTGTAATTATAGGAAATGGGTTGTAAGTGCTTTACAAATTGATGCtttgataataaatatttctCTTTTAAACTGAActcttaattatttttaaaatataaaaagtaactGGTAGTGCTGTATAAAACCACAATTTTCCCTTCCTTATTCGTCTGAACTTAAAAATCCTAATAGAGTAGTCAAATGGAGCAGAATTATATCTAATTTATTGATCACTTTACTGGGAACTTGTCTGAAATGAACCTGCATGGACTAATACTGTCTAGATTAAACTCTTATATCATAACCTAAAATAGATATTCCTTTATCTGTAATCTATTTACCTTTTTACACCTAGCTTACACCCTTCTTATCCAAACAAAAATTTAAGCACAGCAGGGGTTCAAATGTtcaattttaatcttttaatgaaattatttctttagtttttgtttttaatctcAAGACTTCAATAATTGCTTATTTACATTCTATTGTTTCATGGAAAATATCCACagtagataatataaaaaaagaagatgtggtaggattgccaatgagacaactgtccacaagagaccaaaataacacaaccattaacaactatgggtcaccgtacgtccttcaacaatgagcaaagcccataccacatagtcagctataaaaggccccgatatgacaatgtaaattGAATTCATTTTGATGTGTAAGAACATTTGTTACCATTATATACCTGACATCTTCTACTGTAAATAATTAAATTGAACATTATATGAAAAATCGTTCAAGCTACAAATCATTAAGAAATATAACCTACTCTGACCATAGATAAAGTTCAAGGCTGTGAATTCAATATAATTATAAGCACTGGTACTTAGTCAGACCATATGGTAAACCAACTAAACCATTATCCTGATAATTAACACTGAAGGCTAGTGCATTAAGTGACTATTGAAGTCTTCATTTGAGTGAGGAGCAAACATAATTTATAGAATTTCTAACAGCTAGTTAACAGGTAAAACAAAGATCAATACCATTAGTATGATAACCAAAGGGAGCTAACTCAAACTTTTCCaagtacaaaaatataaagaGCAGGTAACTATTATTACCTGTTCCTCAATTCAACACAGAAATGTTCATTTGAGTGCCAAACACAAATTGACAGCCACTTCAGCAAGAGTGTTACTGCCAGAACAGAAGAAATCAAGAAGACAGTATTTCATATGCCAGACAACCTACAGGCTTTTGAAAAAAGCAAAAGTGCATTTAAGTTCAAGTATAAAGAAAGTGGACCGTAGtttaaacaacataaaaataaacaacatttatttgtttgaataaagaaatatatatgcaTGCAATGATTCAGGAATCTACAAAAACTCTTTAAATAAACTGTCTTATAGATATTGGACATAGATAATATGGtctgttttgttatttattgattttaaatgctaaattttatttatatttacaatgaactGTTCATTTTGCGTTCATTTATGCATTACTAAAGTTTACCTTGGATTTGTCTATTTAAAGACATTTAAGTACTTCTGTtgggtttatttttttgtatgcaGCTTTTTCCAGGAAGACcaaatttaaatcttaaaatagATTAATAATGGATTACTATCAAGGTATGAAACAATTTAGATATGATATTTTCATTAAGATTGGATACTTGTTAGATCTTATGTCCATAGTCTGATTGTAGTAGAGTGCATGTGATGTCTATAGTAAGTTAACGGTCATATATCATGTGACATGGAATTAACTAACAATTCTTTAGGCAATAGTGAAAAGGACTTGGAACTTGCAATAAAGTCAAATGATTTAACACTGTTACAAGAAGTCATTCAAAGAGGGGCTAATATAAATGCACGGAACTATGTCGGCAGTACTGCTCTTCACATGGCTGTTTCTGGAAATGCTAGTGTAGATATACTGAGAACATTAATGGAAAATGGTGCAACAGTAGCAGTCAAAAATAACTTTGGTCTATCACCAGTAAAAAGTCTGCATCGAACATCTTTACAAACTGTTACTAATTTGTTAAAGTTGGAAAAGTGTTTTGATTTTATGGATAGAGACAATAACTCTTTAATGCATATATTTATGACGGAGCAAATGATGTTTAATAATGAAGAATTTTGGATGATGATCGCTACAGAATATCAACATCTGAATATAGACTTTAATTCTCAAAATAAATCTGGGACTACAGCATTGATGCTAGCTGCTGAAAACCCTGCGGAcgaaaatttgatatatattctTAACATTGTAGATAATCTTGATCTATTTGTGTCAGATTGCAAAGGTGACACATTTCTACATGTTTATATGGCTTCTGTAAAACTTCAAGAAGATTTAGAATTTTTTACAACTCTTCTTCAAGGGAATACAAAGAATTGTCCTAAACCATTGGTAAAAAAGCTTCTTTTGTCACAAAATCTTGATAAGAATACACCATTCCATATTTTTATGGAAAACCCAAAAAACTCCATACAAGTGAGTTTGCTTCAGCTATTTACTGATGCGGGGGCAGATGTAAATATTTGTAACACTTTTGGAAAAACAGTTTTACATTGTGCAATTAGGAACTTTACCAGTGATGAATGTAGAATTCAGGATGAAGaagaacaaaatatcaaatacctTGTTAGATGTGGGGCAAACGTGAATGAACAAGATTGTAATGGTGATTCTCCGATATTTTTAACATGTGGCATTAAAAGTGTTTGTATTTTGATAGAATCAGGTGCTAATGTCAATATTCAGGACAAATTCGGACGAACACCTCTCATTGTAAATGGTTCATTTCCATGTGATAACTTTGAAGTCCTTGATAAACTTCTTGCAGCAGGTGCTGATGTAAATATGAAAGATTACCATGGCAGTTCTGTATTACATCATGTAGCCTGTAATTACTTTGATTTACAGAGTGCAATTGTTCCATATTTTCTCCATCATGGCtgtgaaattacccatgattcacTAGGACATCTCCCATGTCACAAAGCATATGAATGTGgaaataaagaaatgtttgaagCACTCTGTAAATGTGACAAGGTTGTTCATGGAAAcaatatcaatttcaagtttcGAAAGAAAACAGTTAAACTGGCAAACTTAGAAGATATTAACCAATTTGTCAATGATTTTCAATGTTACCAAGGAAGTGGCATATCAAAATTGCTGGAGACACCTGGAATTGGACCTGTTGTATTTGAACAAGAAGCTGAAATGATCAGATTAgcagttaatgatcttgttgtTAATTTATGCCATGAAATATCAATAAGAGATGAATTGTTTTCTCTATCACTGGTTCATTCTGGTAGCAGTCGTGAAAACACAAAAGTTGGCCTTCCTGATGAGTTTGATTTTGTATGTGTTCTTGAAAAACTAAGTGAGAAATGTGAAATAGATCTTGAAAATACTAAAGATGAAAGTGGATTTGCTGTTCTTAAATTAAAATCAGAATTTATCTGTCATGAATGTCAGTGTCTGTTTACTGAAAATGGACATCTCGCCACCCATGATGTTTGGAAAAGATTTAATTCCCTCATGAAAGATGTATTTAGAAATCCAGAAATTTTCAGTCAAAATATAAGATATTATGATATTACATTCATTAACCAAGTTGAAAGTCCAACTTGCCAGATTCTACTGTATTGGTTTGGGTGTTTTTATAAAAACTTGAGCATATCAATTGACTTAGCACTTGCCTGTTGTGTGAAGGGATATTGGCCTAGAAATGCAAATATTGACAAACTTTCATGTAATGTCCAGCAACTAAGGGAGGAAGGAGCATTACTGCTGATTCAAACGGAACTACAGTTAAGATTATTACCTCCACAAAAAGTGCGGATGTCAGCACTTAAAGCAGAGATAAAACACATGGATTCCCTTCCAGACATTGCAAAGGATGCATACAGAATATGTAAAATCTGCTGTGATAATAGAATCTGTCCTGATTTAGTGGATGAACAAACTGTTGTTGccaaagaaatattaaaaagttacatactaaaaaattgtatgtttcatGTATTAGAAAAACATTATAAAGCAGATTTTTATGCTATGAATACCAAGTCATACAACGACAAAGAACTGTATAAGTTTGTAGGACAGATATTTCATACTTTGCTAGAATTTCTAAATGAGGAAAACTTGACATCTTTCATATTTCCTTGGCTGAACATTTTCACTTTCGAAGGTGTCAAGAACCGAACAGTGAAAGAGAGTCATGTTAGCTGCTcctatatgaaagtttttgttaaatttattctacGATTATTAGGAGAGCCGGTGGATTTTACAGACATTGACACTGGTTGTTTGTCTGAATACAAATGATTTGAAAATTATGATTCTGAGAAAAACAGGATTTTGAAGAAGACTATATGATTCCTCATATCTAAGAGTTTTTGATACAAGTATTCTATGTAccctatgtacatgtattataaaaaatgaattaaactgGAAAGAAAAAACTATTTGAAGTTTGAGAAAcctatatttttgtttgattgcTGTCTTGTTGATATTCAAATATTCTATTTCTACTTTTTTATTGATACGTTTAT includes:
- the LOC143069697 gene encoding uncharacterized protein LOC143069697, translated to MELTNNSLGNSEKDLELAIKSNDLTLLQEVIQRGANINARNYVGSTALHMAVSGNASVDILRTLMENGATVAVKNNFGLSPVKSLHRTSLQTVTNLLKLEKCFDFMDRDNNSLMHIFMTEQMMFNNEEFWMMIATEYQHLNIDFNSQNKSGTTALMLAAENPADENLIYILNIVDNLDLFVSDCKGDTFLHVYMASVKLQEDLEFFTTLLQGNTKNCPKPLVKKLLLSQNLDKNTPFHIFMENPKNSIQVSLLQLFTDAGADVNICNTFGKTVLHCAIRNFTSDECRIQDEEEQNIKYLVRCGANVNEQDCNGDSPIFLTCGIKSVCILIESGANVNIQDKFGRTPLIVNGSFPCDNFEVLDKLLAAGADVNMKDYHGSSVLHHVACNYFDLQSAIVPYFLHHGCEITHDSLGHLPCHKAYECGNKEMFEALCKCDKVVHGNNINFKFRKKTVKLANLEDINQFVNDFQCYQGSGISKLLETPGIGPVVFEQEAEMIRLAVNDLVVNLCHEISIRDELFSLSLVHSGSSRENTKVGLPDEFDFVCVLEKLSEKCEIDLENTKDESGFAVLKLKSEFICHECQCLFTENGHLATHDVWKRFNSLMKDVFRNPEIFSQNIRYYDITFINQVESPTCQILLYWFGCFYKNLSISIDLALACCVKGYWPRNANIDKLSCNVQQLREEGALLLIQTELQLRLLPPQKVRMSALKAEIKHMDSLPDIAKDAYRICKICCDNRICPDLVDEQTVVAKEILKSYILKNCMFHVLEKHYKADFYAMNTKSYNDKELYKFVGQIFHTLLEFLNEENLTSFIFPWLNIFTFEGVKNRTVKESHVSCSYMKVFVKFILRLLGEPVDFTDIDTGCLSEYK